Proteins encoded together in one Terriglobus saanensis SP1PR4 window:
- a CDS encoding thiamine pyrophosphate-dependent enzyme — MAEKVFKPLISNEKLWHIYEAMLRVRLFEDRFAAHSRTPKRNRREEAMLAALLDGLGKRDVLIARKENLGAALLRGQSIPSVLGQALSDDRNATRPIFAPATDSNIFTGSVAEMGTFAAGVAMGLQIQKGANPLRSVTLVLLGEVKDGLKLDAALRVAAQSSLPLILVCRTNNAQKLTLTSKELHSVPHMPVDGQDAVAMCRVAQEALGRTRAGIGSVLVECRFFSHQQDPIEAMKDRLQAKKIFNQRRHDLLIERFSATLEDSFGTLGSKR; from the coding sequence GTGGCCGAAAAGGTATTCAAACCATTAATCAGCAATGAGAAGCTGTGGCACATCTATGAAGCCATGCTGCGTGTGCGCCTCTTTGAGGATCGCTTTGCTGCACACAGCCGCACACCTAAACGGAATCGCCGGGAAGAAGCGATGCTCGCGGCGCTGCTCGATGGTCTGGGAAAACGCGACGTACTGATCGCACGCAAAGAAAATCTGGGCGCTGCACTTCTGCGTGGCCAGTCGATTCCCTCCGTGCTCGGACAGGCGCTCTCCGACGACCGCAACGCAACGCGCCCGATCTTCGCTCCGGCCACCGATTCCAATATCTTTACCGGCTCCGTCGCCGAGATGGGCACCTTCGCCGCAGGCGTTGCAATGGGCCTGCAGATCCAGAAGGGAGCCAACCCTCTGCGCAGTGTGACGCTCGTTCTGCTGGGGGAGGTCAAGGACGGATTAAAGCTCGATGCGGCGCTCCGTGTTGCGGCCCAATCCAGCCTTCCTTTGATCCTCGTCTGCCGTACGAACAATGCGCAAAAGCTGACACTTACGAGCAAGGAACTCCATAGCGTTCCGCATATGCCCGTCGACGGTCAGGATGCGGTCGCCATGTGCCGCGTTGCACAGGAGGCCCTGGGCCGCACCCGTGCAGGTATTGGCAGCGTACTTGTGGAATGCCGCTTCTTCTCGCATCAACAGGACCCGATCGAAGCAATGAAGGACCGACTGCAGGCCAAGAAAATCTTCAACCAGCGTCGCCATGACCTTCTCATTGAGCGCTTTTCTGCCACACTGGAAGACAGCTTCGGCACGCTCGGTTCAAAGCGATAA
- a CDS encoding capsule assembly Wzi family protein — MRKFLLLATFLFLFSSAFSVAEEIRPEATAVPASAVAAVDSPGTPQTSSRPIPQQSEVIGSRDAYGEITYADGKLGSTYIPIDSWIYPALLRLHAMGYLDTAFINMRPWTRRSALHMLQRSEIDINGDGNEQAMDILATTLRALQGEIPEKGKPRGYVYGIENGYARAMVNGGTVLRDSYHVGQSYINDYGRPYGEGFNTYNGVSTLAEFGRFSLHVRGEYQHAASAGGYTLAENQALVAPDFYTFNDQLLTVPGLHVGTRDYFRLIDASLSFHILGHEISGGKTDNWLSPARGGSMALSNNAESMYALRINRVEPLHIPLLSRLIGPLRYDISVGSLKGHQFPNSPWMHTEKFSFAPTSNFQFGLTRSVIWGGKGHEPITFHTFLKSFFSFDDVTPAQKATAEDPGARYSFFDFSWRLPFLTHWATLYADTMAHDDVTPPSAPRRAAYRTGVYLSHLPKLPKMDLRVEAVSTDPNTSRSVQGRFNYFEIIQLEGYTNKGFIMGDWIGREAKGGQLWLTYHLSPNESIEFEYRNKKNPKDFIQLGTTQNTFSVTAIKRFYRDLEVTAAVSYEPWKAPFVADGEQHLTTGNIQVKWYPRLHSGAQLP; from the coding sequence TTGCGGAAGTTTCTGTTGCTGGCTACGTTTCTGTTTTTATTCTCTTCCGCCTTCAGCGTAGCCGAAGAAATACGTCCTGAAGCCACTGCCGTCCCCGCTTCCGCTGTTGCAGCAGTTGATTCCCCAGGGACGCCGCAGACATCGTCGCGCCCCATCCCGCAACAGAGCGAGGTCATCGGCTCGCGCGATGCCTATGGCGAGATCACCTATGCCGATGGCAAGCTCGGCTCCACGTATATTCCCATCGATAGCTGGATCTATCCGGCCCTACTCCGTCTGCACGCGATGGGATACCTCGATACAGCCTTCATCAACATGCGTCCCTGGACGCGACGCAGCGCTCTGCACATGCTGCAGCGGAGCGAAATCGACATCAATGGCGACGGAAACGAACAGGCGATGGATATCCTTGCCACCACGCTGCGCGCTCTTCAAGGCGAGATCCCTGAGAAAGGCAAGCCGCGGGGCTACGTCTACGGTATAGAGAACGGATACGCGCGCGCCATGGTCAATGGCGGCACGGTGTTGCGCGACAGCTATCACGTCGGCCAAAGCTACATCAATGACTATGGTCGGCCCTACGGCGAAGGGTTCAACACCTACAACGGCGTTTCAACTCTGGCCGAATTCGGTCGCTTCTCCCTCCACGTGCGCGGTGAATATCAGCACGCCGCCTCCGCCGGAGGGTATACGCTCGCAGAGAATCAGGCCCTCGTTGCGCCCGATTTCTATACCTTTAACGATCAGCTCCTGACGGTTCCGGGCCTCCATGTCGGCACGCGGGATTACTTCCGCCTCATCGACGCTTCGCTTTCCTTCCATATTCTGGGGCACGAGATCTCCGGCGGTAAAACAGACAACTGGCTCAGTCCGGCACGCGGCGGCTCTATGGCCCTGTCCAACAATGCGGAGAGCATGTATGCCCTCCGTATTAATCGAGTCGAACCGCTCCATATCCCGCTGCTTTCGCGTCTGATCGGTCCGCTCCGTTATGACATCTCGGTTGGGAGCCTCAAAGGACACCAGTTTCCCAACAGCCCATGGATGCATACGGAAAAGTTCTCGTTCGCTCCCACCAGCAATTTTCAGTTCGGTTTGACCCGCAGCGTAATCTGGGGCGGAAAGGGCCATGAACCCATTACCTTTCACACCTTCCTAAAAAGCTTCTTCAGTTTCGACGACGTTACGCCTGCGCAAAAAGCCACCGCAGAAGACCCAGGCGCTCGCTACAGCTTCTTCGACTTCTCCTGGCGACTCCCTTTCTTGACCCACTGGGCGACACTCTACGCGGACACAATGGCGCATGACGATGTAACACCGCCCAGCGCGCCGCGCCGCGCCGCCTACCGCACCGGAGTCTATCTCTCGCACTTGCCGAAGCTCCCGAAGATGGACCTTCGCGTGGAAGCGGTCTCGACCGATCCAAATACCTCGCGCAGCGTGCAAGGCCGCTTCAACTACTTCGAGATTATTCAGCTTGAGGGGTATACCAATAAGGGCTTCATCATGGGCGACTGGATCGGCCGCGAGGCCAAGGGAGGTCAGCTATGGCTGACATACCATCTTTCCCCGAATGAATCGATTGAGTTCGAGTACCGAAACAAGAAGAATCCTAAGGACTTCATCCAGCTCGGCACGACTCAGAATACCTTCTCGGTCACGGCCATCAAGCGTTTCTATCGAGATTTAGAGGTGACCGCCGCAGTCTCCTATGAGCCATGGAAGGCGCCCTTCGTTGCAGACGGAGAACAGCATCTCACCACGGGAAATATTCAGGTGAAATGGTATCCCCGCCTGCACTCAGGCGCTCAGCTTCCCTAA